A single region of the Zootoca vivipara chromosome 2, rZooViv1.1, whole genome shotgun sequence genome encodes:
- the HYAL2 gene encoding hyaluronidase-2 → MRGGSVLEVTWLVFLVVAGAPGQDEEKPAFTPILTRRPFIVAWNAPTEECKPRYGVQPDLSIFDVHASPNELFVDQNLTIFYKERLGLYPYYDGGKAVNGGVPQKSNLQQHRNQLESSIRKYIRTETKEGLAVIDWEEWRPIWVRNWQTKDIYRNVSRLLVKARQPQLLEDQVKKEAQYEFESYAREFMSETLRYAKYYRPRQLWGFYLFPDCYNHDYSKNQDSYTGCCPDVEKSRNDHLFWLWKESTALYPSIYLEQVLANNTNGRKFVRSRVGEALRISQQHHDNYSLPVFVYTRPTYIRTQNVLSEKDLISTIGESAALGVAGAIFWGDAENTRSRETCQLIKNYIEEGLGRYIVNVTTAAELCSHTLCSGHGRCRRIFSNADVFLHLNPASFEIHRNAPGQGKPLFEPTGNFSQDDTAFLKAHFQCHCYQGWHGKGCKEQLNPPGGGPYLRSNLGLQLLITLCLLACLH, encoded by the exons ATGCGGGGAGGCTCTGTGCTGGAAGTGACTTGGCTTGTGTTCCTGGTTGTGGCTGGCGCCCCTGGGCAGGACGAAGAGAAGCCCGCCTTCACCCCCATTCTCACCCGCAGGCCTTTCATTGTGGCTTGGAATGCTCCAACCGAGGAATGCAAGCCTCGCTATGGTGTCCAGCCAGATCTCAGCATCTTTGACGTTCACGCCTCGCCCAATGAACTTTTTGTGGACCAGAACTTGACCATTTTCTATAAGGAGCGCCTGGGCCTCTATCCTTACTATGATGGGGGGAAGGCTGTGAATGGGGGTGTCCCCCAGAAGAGCAATTTACAGCAGCATCGGAACCAACTGGAGTCTAGTATTAGGAAATACATCCGCACTGAGACAAAGGAAGGGCTGGCTGTGATCGACTGGGAAGAGTGGAGACCCATCTGGGTCCGGAACTGGCAGACAAAAGACATCTACCGCAATGTCTCCCGTTTGCTTGTGAAGGCTCGGCAGCCTCAACTGCTGGAGGACCAGGTGAAGAAGGAGGCTCAGTATGAATTTGAGTCGTATGCCCGTGAGTTTATGAGCGAGACCTTGAGATACGCCAAGTACTATCGCCCCCGGCAGCTGTGGGGCTTCTACCTCTTCCCCGACTGCTACAACCACGACTACAGTAAGAACCAGGACAGCTACACAGGGTGCTGCCCAGATGTGGAGAAGTCACGCAACGACCATCTTTTCTGGCTCTGGAAGGAGAGCACTGCCCTTTACCCTTCCATCTACCTGGAGCAGGTGCTGGCCAACAACACAAATGGGCGCAAGTTTGTGAGGTCTCGGGTAGGAGAGGCCCTTCGCATCTCCCAGCAGCACCATGATAACTATAGCCTACCAGTCTTTGTCTACACCAGGCCCACCTATATACGCACACAGAATGTCCTAAGCGAG AAAGACTTGATCTCCACCATTGGTGAGAGTGCTGCTCTGGGGGTAGCTGGTGCGATCTTCTGGGGAGATGCAGAGAACACTAGAAGTCGG GAAACGTGCCAGCTGATTAAAAACTACATAGAGGAGGGCCTTGGCCGTTACATCGTCAATGTGACCACAGCTGCCGAACTCTGCAGCCACACTCTGTGCAGCGGCCACGGGCGCTGCCGGCGCATTTTCAGCAACGCTGATGTCTTCTTGCATCTCAACCCAGCCAGCTTCGAGATCCACCGCAACGCTCCTGGGCAGGGCAAGCCGCTGTTTGAGCCCACGGGGAACTTCTCTCAGGATGACACTGCCTTCCTCAAGGCCCACTTCCAGTGCCACTGTTACCAGGGATGGCACGGGAAAGGATGCAAGGAGCAGCTGAACCCTCCTGGGGGCGGCCCCTATCTTCGCAGTAACCTGGGACTCCAGTTGCTGATAACTCTCTGTCTGCTGGCCTGCTTGCACTAG